In the genome of Variovorax sp. PAMC26660, the window CCAACCAGCCACGGTCACCGCGCTGACCAAAGACGAGTCCTCGGAAGTCTCAGCGTTCCTTCGCGCGCTTCCGGAAGAGCTGCACTACCGCCCAGTTGGTCAAGGGCAGCAGGGCGACGCCAGTAAGTTCACCCCCGACCAACTGAGCGCGCTCTACGCACTCAGCCTGCGCGAGGCCGAGCTCGGTTTGCTGCTCGGCTATCTCGCCGTCCTGCAGCTGCGCCAGCATTTCGCGGATGGCGATCGCATCTACCCGTTCCCCCCACTCACCGAGCCGCCTCGGCTCACCGATGCGGCCTGAGCCGCTGGAGATCTCATGTCCCTTAAAGAATTCGATGCGGCCGATGGCCACGCGCAAACAGAGACCACAGCCGCAGTCGACCAGTTCGCAGTCGTTGACCTCAACCTGATTGCGACGAGCCGCACCAACCCGCGCAAGACCTTCAACGAGGCCAAGATGCAGGACTTGGCCGAGAGCATCCGCGCCAGCGGCGTGCACCAGCCCATCCTGCTGCGTCCGCTGCCAAGCAATCGCCTCGAGGACACGTTCCGCAACCGCGGCGATGGCAACCCGCTGCCCACCTATGAACTCGTGTCCGGCGAACGTCGGTACCGGGCCAGCAAGATCGCGGGACAGCCCACCATCCCCGCGATGATCCGCCAGCTCAGCGATGCGGCCGTGTTGGAGATCCAGATCGTCGAAAACCTGCAGCGTGACGACTTGTCCGAGCTCGAGGAGGCCGAGGGCTACCAGCTGCTGTGCGACGAGACCGGCATCGCCAAGGACAAGGTTGGCGAGCGCATTGGCAAGAGCCGCAGCTACGTCTATGGCCGCATGAAGCTGCTCGAGCTCACAAGTGCTCCGCGTGAGGCGCTGCGGACCGGCGACATCGACGGCAGCAAGGCCCTACTCATCGCTCGCATCCCCGACGAGAAGCTGCAAATCAAGGCGCTAGAGGCCGCGACCGAGAAGGACCACCAGGGCTCGCCGCGGTTGAGCTACGCGAGACTGCGGAGGGCCTTGAAAAGCTCTGTGCCAAATGCGACGAATGGTGGCCGGCCGACCGCGAGTTCTTCTTCAGCGAACCGGAAGGCGTACACAAGCTTTTCTACTGCTGCAAGGCCTGCTACCGCGAGCACCTCGACCCGAGGCGACTCGATAAACCGAACGGCCTCAGTCAGGACCGCTCCCGTGTTCTCCCTTCACTCTTTGGAGCGTCCACATGATC includes:
- a CDS encoding ParB/RepB/Spo0J family partition protein; this encodes MSLKEFDAADGHAQTETTAAVDQFAVVDLNLIATSRTNPRKTFNEAKMQDLAESIRASGVHQPILLRPLPSNRLEDTFRNRGDGNPLPTYELVSGERRYRASKIAGQPTIPAMIRQLSDAAVLEIQIVENLQRDDLSELEEAEGYQLLCDETGIAKDKVGERIGKSRSYVYGRMKLLELTSAPREALRTGDIDGSKALLIARIPDEKLQIKALEAATEKDHQGSPRLSYARLRRALKSSVPNATNGGRPTASSSSANRKAYTSFSTAARPATASTSTRGDSINRTASVRTAPVFSLHSLERPHDRNASYWRHPRRRNQRGFARRTDGHGRRSPCPPCSRN